Below is a window of Coleofasciculaceae cyanobacterium DNA.
ATGGAGCAATCATCACTGGCAGCGGTAACGACTCTCTTCAAGGGAGCGTAATCGGAGCTGGAAATGAGAATGTCGGCATCTTTAATTTTGGTGATTTTGGTGATGATCAAACCAGTATCAATACAGGAACAGGCGCTGATAAAATTGTTGGTACTGTCAAAATCCAAGGTGATGGAAATAACAACTTTGGTGTCATCAATGAATTATTTGGCTTAATTAACACCGAAGCAGGTGACGACCAAATTACTGGTACGGTTGAGGTCGCAGGAAACGGTGATTTTAATATAGGTTTTGACAATAGCATATTCGCTCTTACCGATACTGGCGCAGGTAGGGATCGAATTACTAGTACGGTTAAAGTTGACGGAGATGGGAATAATAACTTTGGTATTATCAACGGTGAAGCAAGTATCTCTGCTGGAAATGGCAACGATCAAATCATCAGTACTGTAGTGGTGGAAGGAGATGGCAGCGGTAACATTGGCATCACTAGTGGTCTTGGCGGCATCGATCTGGGTGCTGGCGATGACTATCTTTACGGTGCTGTTGAAGTCGCAGGAGATGGGAATAATAACTTTGGTATCGAGAATACTGCTGTTAACTACATCCGTATGGGGTCTGGTAATGACAGTATTGTTGGAAAAGGAGTAGATGCTTTTACTGGTTTTGGTGGTAGTCCTACTGGAGGATCTGGCTTTATTGACTTGGGCGAAGGCAATGATAAAATCTCTGGTTTTGGTGTTAACCAAATCGTCGATGGTGGTACTGGCATAGATCTAGCTCAATTTCAATTTAGCCTAGATAAATCAATTACTTTCGGCAGCAGCGATGCAAACTCGATCGATATCACCGCAAATGAAGTAACCATGTCATTTACCAACGTGGAGGAATTTGCCTTTGCTAATGATTCCTTTACCCTCGATGAGCTGATTGATTTTGTTTAGTTAAGTTAATTCGAGCTATACCCTCGAAACTTATTGCCGCAGTTAGAATCGTGCTGTTGTGGATACACGAATCATTCTTACCGCGATCGCCGGGATGACTGTTTATGCTTCATCCCTTTTTTTAATTGCGTATTCTTTGAATCGCTCTAGATCCGCCATTACGGTAGACTCTAGCACTTCCCCGATTAAGCTATCTATTAGCTTTCTAATTGGAATGCAAAGAGACACCGATCGCACCTACACAAATTAAATTGTGCGTAATCGATATCTTATTTACTGTATACGTAAATATCTTTAAAGGAGAAGAATTAATTATTGGGACAGAGGAAAAGTTATTCTCAAATTACCAAATTAGGGGGCGAGCGCCACGTTCGAGTGTTACTATAATATTTCATTTTTATCTTTAATTTAATTAAGTTACAAACTATACTACATTAATCAGATTATTACCAGAAACATTTAAATTTAGATACAACTGTGATGATTAATTTTAATGAAGGTAATCTAACCGCGGAAACTATGATTACAGAACAGTTCGAGGATCTTAATATTTCTACTCCTTCCGAGTTTGGAGTTATGGTATTTGATACTAACAATTCTACTGGAGAAGATCTTGACCCCTTGCCAGAAGATACAGATACTTCTGTCGGGGCAACCCAACTTACTAACATAGGCTGGGAGAGAGATGGTCAACCGCTAGGTACATGGACTAATGACAGTAATGTAGTTCGAGTCTTAGTTTCGGGAATTGAAGTTGCTGATGCCGTAACAGCTAATACTCTGGGCGGAAATGACCTAATTTATAGTGTAGTTAGTAGCGGGATAGGTTTGCTAAACGATGGCATACTCAACACTGGCAATGGTAACGACTCACTTAAAGGGAGAGTATTAGGAGATGGAAATGACAATATCGGCATCCTTAATGTTAATGATTTTGAAGGCAGTATCAATACTGGAACAGGTGCCGACCAAATTATTGGTACTGTTGAAATCAATGGACGGGGAGACTCCAACACTGGAATCGTTAATGGCCTCATCGGCAATATCGACACGGAGAACAACAATGATCGAATAATCGGTACTGTCAAAGTCAAAGGAGACGGAAGTTTTAACATCGGCATCTTCAGTGAAGGGTTAAACTCGATCGATACAGGAAGAGGTAAGGACCAAATTACTGGTATTGTTGAAATTCAAGGAAATGGAGACTCCAGTACAGGTTTCTTAAATAACAATTTCACTGATACCAATACAGGAAAAGGTGATGACCAAATTACTGGCATTGTTGAAATCGAAGGAAATGGGAATGATAACAATGGTATTATCAATGGCGAAGCAGGTATTAGCGCAGCAGCTGGCAATGATTATATTTACGGTTCGGTAGTAGTCGCAAAAGACGGCAGCGGCAACAGTGGCATTTCTAGTGGTATGGGTAGCATCGATATGGGTTCTGGCGATGACTATATTTATGGTGCTGTTGAAGTTAAAGGAAACGGGGATAACAACTTTGGCATCGATAATACTGCTGCTAACGTCATCCGTATGGGGTCTGGTGACGACAGAATTATTGGAGAAGGAGTAGATGCTTTTACTGGTTTTGGTGGTTCTGTTAATGGACCTGGCTTTATTAACTTGGACGAAGGCAATGATAAAATCTCTGGGTTTGGTCAGCAAATCGTCGATGGTGGTACTGGTACAGATCTAGCTGAATTTGAATTTAGCCTAGACGAATCAATAATTTTAGGCAGCAGCGATGCAAGCTCTATTGATATCACCGCAAATGAAGTAACCATGTCATTTACTAACGTAGAGGAATTTGCATTTGCTAACGGCTCTTTCACCTTCGATGAGTTGATTGCGTCTATTTGATTTAATTTGCTCTAATACAGCCTGAAATTTATTGCTGCATTTAGAATCGCGCTGTGGGATACGCCCTGTCCTCATGGCAATCAAAGGATGACTGCTTATAAAGCAAGTGATCTATAGATTAGGACGTTAGTTATAAAACGAGCTATTAGCTGCGCAAAGCAAGGCAATGCTGCGTCGTCGTCTTACGACGCGCTGCGCTATTATTCTATTCGTCTACTGTTACATTATTTGAGATTTGATACCGTGCAATTTTCTGTTTAATAGCATTATGCACTCACCAACGCCAATCAAAAATCAAAACATAGGACATTGCCACTGGGGCTTCTTAGATTAATACGAAGCTAAAGTTAAAAAGGATTTACGGTCAGCGATAATCAAAAAGTTCCAGGTGATATGACTGTGATAAATATTTATGCTGCGGTTGAAGAATTTTGGCGATCGCTACACGCCTTGGCGTAGCCAAGATCGCATTTGAAAAAAAGCCGATTGTAACCAGCGATTGCTAACTGAAACAAGCGATTACTGTTCCGCTTGCTGTCCTTAATCTAAACTCCAGTTACGTTTATTTCTTTGGTGTTTGATGTTGTTGATGTATGGAAATACTTCACAATTAGAAACATTATCTAACTGAGAAAATCAACCGCGATTGCTCTATCTTTGCAGACTATCCCCGAATACCATTGACATAAGCACCGGTCAAATCATGCTGTGGTGCAGTGAAAATTTGTTCTACCGTACCATATTCGATTAATCTTCCTACTTCTGCCTGTACCCAAAACAGGGCAGCGTAATCGGCAATTCGTCTTGCTTGTGCGAGATTGTGAGTGACAATTACTACTGTGTAACGTCCCCGCAGACTGGCAATTAAATCCTCCACTACTCCACTAGAAATCGGATCGAGTGCGCTACAGGGTTCGTCGAATAGTAAAACTTCGGGTTGCAGCACTAAAGCACGGGCAATACATAATCGCTGCTTTTGTCCGCCAGATAGAGATAGGGCTGAGGTATGGAGTCGATCCTTGACTTCTTGCCACAGTCCGACATCTTGCAGGGTAGTTTCAATTAAGCGATGAAGTCGATCGCGTTTTTTAATTCCGTGTTCTTGTAGGGGAAATGCCAGATTCTTCCAAATAGAGAAGGGGAAAGGATTAGGCTTTTGAAAGATCGTACCTACTCGCCGACGTAGAGCGATCGCATCAATGGGATGATGGAGAATTTCCACCCCATCTAAGCTAATGCTACCCGTAACTTTGGTATGGGGAATTAAATCCGTCAAGCGGTTGAGACAACCTAAAAAACTGGTTTTGCCACAGCCAGAAGGACCTACCAAAGCGGTAATTTTACCTGCCTCGATGGGCATGGTTACGTCTGTAAAAGCGGTTTTTTTCCCGTAAGCTAAACTCAGTCCCTGAGTCTGAATTGCAGGCAGAGATAATTGATTATTAGGTAAAAGTTGTGATTTATTTCTCAAGATACAATCCTCCGAGCTAACCAAAACTGCGCTATCCCAGTTGCCATGGCATTAATCAGTAACAATAAAATTAACAACACCAAGGCAGAAGCATAGGCGTTAGCATCTCCACCCGCTACATTCATCGAGAGATCGAAAATATGAACCGAGAGCGATCGCCCAGAATCTAGTAATGACTCTGGCATCCGATCTACATAACCACTGGTAAAAATTAGGGCTGCGGTTTCGGCGATCGCCCGACCAATGCCCAGAACTAAACCTACAATTAGTCCAGGTGTAGCTGCGGGTAAAAGCAGTTTCCATAAGGTAGCGGTGCGAGATATGCCCAAAGCAGCAGCCCCCAAGCGATATTCGGCTGGCACGGCGCGGAATCCCGCTTCTGTAGAGCGAATCAGGATCGGTAACACCATACAAGCTAGGGTTAAGCCACCAGACAAGATGGAAAAACCCAACCCCAAGGTAATGGAGAAAAAGGCATTACCAAACAAGCCAAAGACGATCGACGGTACTCCTGCCAAAATATCCAAGCTGCGACGTATCAAACGTCCAAAGAGACTTTCAGTGCTGGTAAACTCTGCTAATAGTACAGAAGTTCCCAAGCCAAGGGGCAGAGAAACCCCCAGACAAACTGCCAAAATCAGACCAGTAGATACCAGAATCGGTGCAATTCCTCCTTCTCGTCCTGCATTTTGGGGTGTGGTGGTCAGAAATTCCCAAGATAGTTGCCCCAGTCCATGCCAAAGAATATCCCCTAAAATCCAGCAAAAACCTGCCGTTACACCTAGAGCGATCGCCCAAAAAATAAGAGTGGGTAGTAGTACGGAATTTTGTTTGGATACAACATTTAAGAGTGAAGTTAAGGCAGAGGGTTTGGAAGTCATATTACTCATAGAGATGACTCCTACTCATAGCTTCAGCTAAGGCTACCAATAGAGCGATCGCAATCATTAATAACAAACCACTGACAAATAATGCCGAACGGTGATTTCCCGTAGCGTAAGCCATTTCTAAAGCGATGTTGGCAGTCAGGGTACGAACGGGGTCGAATAAGCTGGTGGGGGTCTGAACTACGTTGCCACAAACCATTAATACCGCCATTGTCTCCCCAATTGCCCGTCCCGTACCTAAAATCAAACCAGTGAATAAACCAGATTTGGCAGCAGGGATAATCACACTGCGAATTGTTGCCCAGG
It encodes the following:
- a CDS encoding phosphate ABC transporter ATP-binding protein, whose amino-acid sequence is MRNKSQLLPNNQLSLPAIQTQGLSLAYGKKTAFTDVTMPIEAGKITALVGPSGCGKTSFLGCLNRLTDLIPHTKVTGSISLDGVEILHHPIDAIALRRRVGTIFQKPNPFPFSIWKNLAFPLQEHGIKKRDRLHRLIETTLQDVGLWQEVKDRLHTSALSLSGGQKQRLCIARALVLQPEVLLFDEPCSALDPISSGVVEDLIASLRGRYTVVIVTHNLAQARRIADYAALFWVQAEVGRLIEYGTVEQIFTAPQHDLTGAYVNGIRG
- the pstA gene encoding phosphate ABC transporter permease PstA, with translation MSNMTSKPSALTSLLNVVSKQNSVLLPTLIFWAIALGVTAGFCWILGDILWHGLGQLSWEFLTTTPQNAGREGGIAPILVSTGLILAVCLGVSLPLGLGTSVLLAEFTSTESLFGRLIRRSLDILAGVPSIVFGLFGNAFFSITLGLGFSILSGGLTLACMVLPILIRSTEAGFRAVPAEYRLGAAALGISRTATLWKLLLPAATPGLIVGLVLGIGRAIAETAALIFTSGYVDRMPESLLDSGRSLSVHIFDLSMNVAGGDANAYASALVLLILLLLINAMATGIAQFWLARRIVS